TTTTTCAAAAAGATTTTCACGGTAGCCATCAATTGTTCGTGGTGAAAGACACATTTTGTCGGCAATCTCTCTGTAGGTAAGTTCAGAGCTAGCATGTTTCATAAACTCTAACTCACGATCACTAAAGTTCTTTTTCTGGTTTTGAAGCTCAGCCTCGTTATAAATGTTGTTAACTAATGCCTGGCTGATAAGCTCTGTATGGTAAAAGCCTGTCTTTTGAAGTTGATTCAATGCTTCTTCCAATTGAATGGGATCTGCGTCTTTCAGGATATATCCTTTAGCTCCGAGTTTGAGCATCCGGATGACAGTTTGTTCATCATCATTCATTGAAAGTATCAATATTTTGATGTCAGGATAACGTTCTCTTAACCAGGCAGCAGTAGCAAAGCCATCCATAATAGGCATACTAATATCCAGCAATATAATTTCAGGTACATCTCCCTGGTCAATGATTTCCTGCAATTGCCGACCGTGTTCAGCTTCGTAAATAATTTCAAAATTATCGAATCCGTTAACCAACTCCACAATTCCTTTACGAAAAAGTGTATGGTCGTCTACTAGGGCAACTGAAGATGTTGTATTAGATTGATTCATAAGCTTCAGTGGGCAAACTAATTTGTATCTGAGTTCCTTTTAGTGGTTGGCTGTCAAACTGGGCAGTAGCTCCTATGACTTTAGCTCTGTGAATTATATTTCCTAATCCGGTACCACTACTTCTGCTAAGCATTGCCATATCAAGACCTTTACCATCATCCTGAAAGCCTAAATTAAGACCATCGGTGCTATAGCCAATATTAATTGCTATCGTCTTAGCTTGTGAATGCTTGATCGCATTGTTAAGTATTTCTTGTGAGATTCTAAATAATATAAGTTTTTTTTGAGGACTTATCGGTACTTCTGTCCCAGAAAGTTTAAGTTCGGTAGCATACATACCTGTTTTATTAATCATGTCAAGCTCCTTTTGCAGAGCGTGAGAAAGCTCTTGATTTAGGATATATTCCGAGTTCATAGATTTTGATAAATTCCGCAGGTCCTGTATCGATTTGCCAATTAGCTCTTTGGTATGTCTTACTTTTTCCAAAGTATACTTATCTGTATGTCTTTGCAGGGTACTCAGGTTAAGCTTCGCTAGCGAGAGTACCTGACCGATATTATCGTGTATTTCTTGCGAAAGTGTGTTCAGTGTTTGTTCTTTTATCTCAAGTTGAGCTTTTAGAATTTCCTGTTTGTAAAGGTTTTTCAGCTCTTCTTTCTCTTGCAGGTATTTATGGTATTGTCGCTGATGTACAAAGATAAACCCTACTATAAATGCAGTAATAAGTAGTAGAAAAACAGTCGCACCTATTACGATTTGAACTTCACCGGGGATGGCTTGCATAAAAGTCCTATGAAAATATAAATACACATGATTAAGAAAATGAAATTATGGAGCATCCATAGCAGATGTAGTTTCTCAATCTCTAACGCTGTTAAATAATTATATGAAAGGAAAATAACAAAACTTCCTGAAAAATATGTAAATATTCCAGTTACATACCAGAAGGAGCGAGTATATGCAATGTTTGTAGTAACCGGATTCAGTAGTTTTTTCAGATAATAAATTAAACAATAGCCCACCAGTACAAAACTAGCGAAACCATAAGTATTGCTATTGAAAGAACCTATCCCATCTCCCCAAACAAGATCTATAAAATAAAAGACGAAAAAAATTAATATGAGGGGCTTAGTATAGTCTGAAATTTTCTCTTGTTTAAAGGTTGCTTTAAAGAAAAAGCTTAGAACGATGAAAGAAGCTATACAATTGATATGATAAATAAACAGGTTGTTTTCTAGCAAAACCTGATCATAGATAATAGCAATAGTGTTAAGAAAGGCCTGAATTAATATAAACCACAAAATAAAGTCTCTCCTCCATACTTCTCTACTCTGTTTTAAAGAAAACAAGAAAAGTAGAATAGGAGAGACCGTATCCAGATACACAAATATTTTACTTGTCATTAAGCTTAACAATTTCGTGTAAACTTAAGCAATTATGGGCAACCAGGGGGTCTCGGACAACCATGTTTTGGTGGTATGCCCACATCGTCAAATGATGAGTTTACCACCTTTGCTAATATTTTTGCTTTAAAATCTTTGTTTACATCCTGTTGAAAGTTAATCGTAATAGATACTGAGTAGGATGGGTCTGAAGCCACTGGGTCGCTAATCAAGTTACGAATGTCATCAATGTTGAAAACATATTCTGAATGTTTCTCCATAATAGATAGGTTTAGGTAGAGATCATGTGTATCAGAATTTAAATATTAAAGGCGAGAAAGTAATTATATAGTCATTAATTATGGGTTGTATACTGATAAAATACCTATATATAGGTATATATTGTAGTAATCGTAGCCTTCCTTTTATACTTTATACAATTATAGTAAACATCAACTCTGATGTTGAATAAGTATTAAATCGTATAGTAAATCAGTAATTACCCATGCAGATAATTTTTCTAACTTAAGTAAATCTGTTATTAATAGTTGCTATCATTAAGGTTTACTTAGATGTTTTTGTAGTCACTATTATTAGATACACAATCTTTATAATGACTATACTGAGCCTACAGTATTTTTTTCAATAATTATAGTAACGTTTGTACTGCATAACAATGCCCTCAGCACCTGCGGAAATTCTAAGTATATAGGCTTAGTTGAATTCAAAAAATACAAAAACACCTAAGTAAATTAATACGTTATTTTGCAGTTTTTATAGTTATATTTTTGGTTTTGTATTTATAATATACTTATAAAATTATAAATTTTTTTATCACAAATTTTCAAATAAAGCTCATTCAAAGCTTTAATAGCTCTTTTATAGCATTAGTGCTTAAAATATTTTAGTTGTATTTTACCTACATAATATAACTAATGATGGCTTCAAACATATGTATGAAATCTTAGGTATTGGCTATAGTAATCAGGCTTACGTTTCTCATTTTTGTAGTGGGTATAAATTACTACAATATGAAAAACGTTTACTTAGCCATTGCTGTCAAGCTTTTGGTATTATCCTATTTTGATGCGTATACCCAAACCAGACCTTCTTCTACCATAAGTCAAAATATTTATGGTGTCTGTGTTGGGTGTCAAATTAGTAATGCTGATAATGCATGGGACAACGATATATCAACTTTTACATCTTTAGAAGTTAACCTGGCAGGTCTAGGTGGTAGGGGTGAGGTTGAGTATGGATTCACATCTTCTATTCCTCAAAATGACTTAATTAAATTTAACCTTCAGTTTAGTGGCGGAGGTTTATTAACTGGATTAGCCAATACCGAAATTTTTCAAAGACTTTCTGTTCAACTTTTAGATAATAGTGGTGGCGTGTTAGCCACTTATAACAATTTGAATACAGCACAAATTGATGTTATATCTGGTGCTGACAATACTTTTGAATTAAGAATTATCAATCCGGATGCTGCGACACGTAGAATCAGAATAATTAGCGGTGATCTCCTTTCTTTGGGGCTGGCATCCAGAGATCTATATATATACGATATTCTTCATACAGAGAACCAAGTTATCCCTGTATCCACTGTAGAAAGTAGTGGTATTGCCAATACATTACTTTGTGTGGGTTGTGTAGTACAAAATGATACACATGCCACTTCCACATTTGACCTAAACAGTAGTTATACTAATTTTTCAGTTCCTTTATCAGTAAATCTTGGAGCTGGATATTTATATTCAAGATATACTTGGGGAGGAACACAGTATAGTGGTAATGACTATGATATCTATCTGACCTTTGAAAACCCCAACCTGTTAACATTAGGTAGTGAGTTACTGTTTCTGGAAGATAACAATATATCAGTGCTTATTACTTATGCTGATGGCAGTAGCGAAAGCATACAGTATGGAGATCCAAAACTAGTTGCAGCCGATGTATTAGGAGTAGGTTCAGGCAGGTTCTATATGCAAATTGATGCAGACAATACCAAAAGTATAAGTAAGGTAGAGCCGCGATTTGGTGGTAGTTTGGTCAATGGAATAAATGTCCTTCGTTTGTATAACGTTTTTGTGGCTGAATCATCAGCTACTCCCCCTTCTGTAGGTGATAACGAAGCAACGGCAACTATATCAACAGCATTGAGAATAGATGAATACGTTAATGGACAAACTCTATTAACAGTGAGTGATAATGACGGCTTATTAACTTCAGCAGTAATTAGTAGCGGCTCTCTTCCACTTGGTACTCAACTTGATCCTATCAGCGGAGAGATTACTGTAAGTGATGTCAGTAATTTACAGGATGGTGATTTTGATATTAGTATTGAGACTACAGATGTTTTGGGAGGAAGCAGCACTATAGATGTTACATTATCAATAAAACCAGCAGATCAGGAAGCGGTATATACTGTATTACCAGCCTTGCCCATTAGTGATTATGCCATTGGAGATACACTTGCATTAGCGGCAGATGCAGATGGCGATATTACAGCAGCCATAAAAGATAGTGGAGACCTTCCGGTAGGTACGAACTTAAATGCAGATGGTTCAATTACCGTGGGCGATCCTTCTTTACTACAGGCAGGTATTCATACCAGCAATGTGACCACTACTGATGAGAACGGAGGAACCTCATCAAATACAGTAGCTATTACATTACATCCAGTAGATCAGGAAGCGGTATATACTGTTATTCCTGCTAAGCCAGTAGACATGTACAATGACAATGACATTTTGGCTACAGTTATAGACGCAAATGGAGGAATCACTCAGGCAGAATTAGAATCTGGTAGTTTACCACCCGGTGTGGTTTTAGATACAGACGGGACTATAATAGTAGATAATGCTACTTCTTTAGTTGCTGGAAGTTACCCACTTGATATCAAAACCACTGACTTAAATGGTGGTACTTCTAACAGTATTGTAACCATCATTATTAATCCTTCAGATACTGAAGCTGTATACTCAGTATTACCAGCGAAAAATAGTGATTTATATGCAAATGATGATGTTATAGCTTCAGTAAGTGATGCTGACGGTGCTATAGTCTCAGCTACAATAGGTGCTGGTACATTACCTGCAGGTATGTCATTAGCTACTGATGGAGAAATAACGGTAGCAGATGAAAGCCTGATTACTAATGGTTCTACAGTTTTGACTGTCACTACAACAGATGAAAATGGTGGCACTACAGATAATGTGATAGCGATTACTGTTAATGCAGGAGGTGATCCTGATATAGAAGCAGTATATACTGTGAGCGATTCTAAGCCTGTAAACGACTACGTTAATGGCGATGTAGTTGCAACAGTTAATGACGAAGATGGTGCTATAGTTTCAGCTAGTGTTTTGGTAGGTTCTATTCCTGCCGGTATGACACTCAATGCCGATGGTTCCATTACGATATCTGATGCGAGTTCAATGGTTGAGGGTTCTAATGCTATTGTTGTTCTTACTACAGATGCGCTGGGAGGTACTTCTTCATCAAATGTGAATATTACAACCAATCCTGTAGATTTAGAGGCTGTTTATACTTTGCTTCCTACTTTACCTGCAAACGATTATGATAACGGGGATACTCTGGCAACTGTGGAAGACCTCAATGGTGATATCGTTTCTGCAACCATAGACGCTGGCAGCCTTCCTAACGGAGTTAGTATTGAAAATGACGGAACTATTGTTGTTACTGATGAAAGTCTACTGGTAAGTGGAGAGAACACTTTGACTGTCGTAACTACCGATGAAAATGGAGGAACCTCTGATAATACGATATCATTGGTAATTCTTCCTGATGATGAGGAGTCAGTTTATGATGTAACTGAAGCAAGTCCTGTTGATGAACTAAGTAATGGTGATACTTTAGCGACAGTTACGGATGCAAATGGTGTGATTATAGATGCTATAGTAGTAGGTGTTATACCAGATGGAATTGACGTGTCTGTAGATGGTACAATTACCGTAAGTGACTCCTCATTACTAACTCCTGGTGATGTTATTCTGACAATTATTACTACTGATGAAAATGGAGGAATTACTGAAAACATTGTAACAATTAGTATTGGTACTGCTGACAATGAAGCCATTTACACTATAGAACCACCGAAGAGAGTAGATCAGTATGAGAATAATGAAATTATTGCAACAGTAAGTGACGAAGATGGAGAGATAGTAAGTGCTGAAATTAATAGCGGTATTTTGCCTGCAGGTTTAGATCTGTTAGATAACGGAAGTATTATGGTTGATGACAGTTCTGCTTTAGTGGCGGGTACTTATAACGTTGACATAACTACAGAAGACGAAAATGGAGGTAAAACTACAAGTCAGGTTGAGTTACAAATAAACGAAGGAGATCAGGAAGCTGTGTATATGGTTTACGAAGCAAAATCTGTAGATAGTTATAGTTCTGGTGACACACTAGCTACTGTCAGTGATGGAGATGGTCAGATCGTAACATCTACTGTTATAAGCGGTAGTCTACCAGCTGGTACTGCCATTGCTGCTAACGGAATGATTTCTGTTACTAATGAAGAAATGTTGATTGCTGGTACATATCCAATTTCTATCCATACTATAGATGAACTTGGGGGAAGCACCAATAATACTATTAACATAGTTATCAATAGTAATAGCAGTACGGGTTCAGAAGATGCGGATGCAGAGTATACAGTTGCGGACACTAAACCTGCGAATGAATATAATGAAGGTGATATTATTGCCACTGTAAGTGATCCTGATGGTGCTATTGATTCTGCATACGTGAAAGAAGGCGTAATACCAGAAGGGCTAATCTTGTTACCAGATGGTACAATCAAAGTTGAGGACTCTACTAAATTAGTTCCACAGGATGTTGTAATTACTATTAGTACAATAGACGAGAATGGAGGTACGACTGACTCGCAATTGACCTTGAGCATTGGTCAAAATGATAAAGAAGCTGAGTACACAGTATTTGAATCTAAAACAGTAGAAAGCTATGCTACGAATGATACCTTAGCTTCTGTATCGGATCCTGATGGCCATATTGTGAATGCTATACTATTAGAAGGTGAACTACCTGAAGGAGTTGTACTAAGTAACGATGGCACAATTACAGTATCTGACACTGGAGTATTGGTTGCTGGCAAATCTACTGTTACTATTAAAACTGAAGATGAAAAGAGTGGTATTACAGAACACCAATTGCTATTAGAGATATACCCAGATGAAGTGGATACGCCTGAGGTTGAAGTTAAAAATCCTAAGCCCTCAGATGAATATCAGGCAGGTGATACCTTGATAATTGTTCGTACTGATACTGTTTTTATAGAGGTAATTGTAGATAGAGGTAATTTGCCTCCTGGTGTTGAAGTAGATGATGACGGAAATGTAATAGTTGATACACCTGAAGATCTTGAACCAGGCGAGTATATTATCACAATTGTATATGTTTATCCAGATAGATCAGAAGAAAGTCAAGATGTACCGGTAGTAATTTTGAACCCTCTACGCCCTGTTGAGCCTCTTTCTGGATTTTCACCAGATGGAGACGGTCAAAATGATTTCTGGCAAATAATTGATATTGAGCATCATCCAAATAATCATGTAAAAATCTACAACCGTTGGGGTGAGCTAGTTTTTGTTCAGAACAACTATGACAATCAGTCAAATTCATGGAAGGGTAACGCTAATGTAGGAAGTATGCGGACAGGTTCTGGAAAGCTACCAAGTAGTACTTACTTCTACATACTGGACCTTAAAAATGGAAATGCACCTATCACCGGATACATCGTATTAAAATATTAACCACATGAAATACTTCAGTTACATAATGTATGCTGCTATCGTTTTGATAGCAGCATCATTTAATTGCCAAGCTCAGGAAAGACCTATTTATACGCAGTATATGTTTAACGAAACTGCTTTTAACCCGGCCTATACAGGTTCACCTGAACGTTTGAGTATCACAGGATTATACAGAAAACAATGGGTAGGAATAGATGGAGCACCTACAACTCAGACCGTTTCTATTCATTCACCCATCAACAAACAAAGTATGGCCCTGGGTTTGCAGGTTTTAAATGATGTTATAGGTGTTTCTTCCAGGGCTGAAGCAAAATCTATG
This window of the Porifericola rhodea genome carries:
- a CDS encoding response regulator transcription factor; the protein is MNQSNTTSSVALVDDHTLFRKGIVELVNGFDNFEIIYEAEHGRQLQEIIDQGDVPEIILLDISMPIMDGFATAAWLRERYPDIKILILSMNDDEQTVIRMLKLGAKGYILKDADPIQLEEALNQLQKTGFYHTELISQALVNNIYNEAELQNQKKNFSDRELEFMKHASSELTYREIADKMCLSPRTIDGYRENLFEKLNVKSRVGLVLYAIKHKLVKVE
- a CDS encoding sensor histidine kinase, translating into MQAIPGEVQIVIGATVFLLLITAFIVGFIFVHQRQYHKYLQEKEELKNLYKQEILKAQLEIKEQTLNTLSQEIHDNIGQVLSLAKLNLSTLQRHTDKYTLEKVRHTKELIGKSIQDLRNLSKSMNSEYILNQELSHALQKELDMINKTGMYATELKLSGTEVPISPQKKLILFRISQEILNNAIKHSQAKTIAINIGYSTDGLNLGFQDDGKGLDMAMLSRSSGTGLGNIIHRAKVIGATAQFDSQPLKGTQIQISLPTEAYESI
- a CDS encoding gliding motility-associated C-terminal domain-containing protein; translation: MKNVYLAIAVKLLVLSYFDAYTQTRPSSTISQNIYGVCVGCQISNADNAWDNDISTFTSLEVNLAGLGGRGEVEYGFTSSIPQNDLIKFNLQFSGGGLLTGLANTEIFQRLSVQLLDNSGGVLATYNNLNTAQIDVISGADNTFELRIINPDAATRRIRIISGDLLSLGLASRDLYIYDILHTENQVIPVSTVESSGIANTLLCVGCVVQNDTHATSTFDLNSSYTNFSVPLSVNLGAGYLYSRYTWGGTQYSGNDYDIYLTFENPNLLTLGSELLFLEDNNISVLITYADGSSESIQYGDPKLVAADVLGVGSGRFYMQIDADNTKSISKVEPRFGGSLVNGINVLRLYNVFVAESSATPPSVGDNEATATISTALRIDEYVNGQTLLTVSDNDGLLTSAVISSGSLPLGTQLDPISGEITVSDVSNLQDGDFDISIETTDVLGGSSTIDVTLSIKPADQEAVYTVLPALPISDYAIGDTLALAADADGDITAAIKDSGDLPVGTNLNADGSITVGDPSLLQAGIHTSNVTTTDENGGTSSNTVAITLHPVDQEAVYTVIPAKPVDMYNDNDILATVIDANGGITQAELESGSLPPGVVLDTDGTIIVDNATSLVAGSYPLDIKTTDLNGGTSNSIVTIIINPSDTEAVYSVLPAKNSDLYANDDVIASVSDADGAIVSATIGAGTLPAGMSLATDGEITVADESLITNGSTVLTVTTTDENGGTTDNVIAITVNAGGDPDIEAVYTVSDSKPVNDYVNGDVVATVNDEDGAIVSASVLVGSIPAGMTLNADGSITISDASSMVEGSNAIVVLTTDALGGTSSSNVNITTNPVDLEAVYTLLPTLPANDYDNGDTLATVEDLNGDIVSATIDAGSLPNGVSIENDGTIVVTDESLLVSGENTLTVVTTDENGGTSDNTISLVILPDDEESVYDVTEASPVDELSNGDTLATVTDANGVIIDAIVVGVIPDGIDVSVDGTITVSDSSLLTPGDVILTIITTDENGGITENIVTISIGTADNEAIYTIEPPKRVDQYENNEIIATVSDEDGEIVSAEINSGILPAGLDLLDNGSIMVDDSSALVAGTYNVDITTEDENGGKTTSQVELQINEGDQEAVYMVYEAKSVDSYSSGDTLATVSDGDGQIVTSTVISGSLPAGTAIAANGMISVTNEEMLIAGTYPISIHTIDELGGSTNNTINIVINSNSSTGSEDADAEYTVADTKPANEYNEGDIIATVSDPDGAIDSAYVKEGVIPEGLILLPDGTIKVEDSTKLVPQDVVITISTIDENGGTTDSQLTLSIGQNDKEAEYTVFESKTVESYATNDTLASVSDPDGHIVNAILLEGELPEGVVLSNDGTITVSDTGVLVAGKSTVTIKTEDEKSGITEHQLLLEIYPDEVDTPEVEVKNPKPSDEYQAGDTLIIVRTDTVFIEVIVDRGNLPPGVEVDDDGNVIVDTPEDLEPGEYIITIVYVYPDRSEESQDVPVVILNPLRPVEPLSGFSPDGDGQNDFWQIIDIEHHPNNHVKIYNRWGELVFVQNNYDNQSNSWKGNANVGSMRTGSGKLPSSTYFYILDLKNGNAPITGYIVLKY